Below is a window of Shinella sp. PSBB067 DNA.
TGGATGTCGTCCGTCGACACGACGAACAGGTCCAGGTGATAGCCGGGCTGGGCGGCCATGCGTGCCCCGTTGCCGATCAACGGCTGGTCGGGATCGGGCGCGTCGATGGCGAGATAGAGGCCATCGGCCAGCGACAGGAGCGCATTGCGCGTTCCCATGCCCGGATGCGAGCCGCCGGGCGCGGCGCGGACGCCGCTCCACGCCTCCACGACGTCGACGGCGTCATCCAGCGAGGGGGCGGACCAGGCGAAATGGTCAAGTTTCATGTCTTTCTCCAGATCGGTAGCGTCACAGGACGTTTTGCGGGGCGGCGAAGAAGCGCTCGCGGAACCGCTGCAGGCGGAAGGGCTCGAGCGGGATCGTCGTCGCGCCGGTGTCGATCAGTTCCGCGAGCGTATCGCCCACGCCCAGCGATATGCCGAAGCCGTGGCCGCTCATGCCGGTCGCGATCACCAGATTGCCGCGATCACTCACCTGGTCGAGAACCGGCACGCCATCCGGCGTGATGTCGATACGACAGGCCCAGGTTTCGACGAGCGCCATGTCGTCGGTGATGCCGAAGGCGGCCTTCGCGGCGGCGCGGCTGCTTTCGAGCACGCCGCCATTGGCCGGAACATGCGGGACGCGCAGGGCCTCGTAGCGGTCGGGCGCACCGGAGAGATAGGCACTCACCATCCTGCCGTCGTCCCAGAAATGGCGGCCGATATTGACGCGCGTGCCCTCGCGGCTTGCAAACAGCGTGCGGACATAGCGCGGCGCGTAGCGCAGGCTGCGGAACGCCGCGTCATAATCGAGCGGCCCCTGCAGGCCGGGCGCGATGGTGAGGCCTCCGTCGTGGCGCGGCCGCACGAGCGCCTTGTCGAAAATGGTCGGCAGGGCGATTCCATGATCGAACGGCGCGGTGCGGCCCACCGAAACGCGCAGGTCCACCTGCGGAACGGAAATTCCGTAGCGGCGCAGGAAGACGCCGCTCCACAGCCCCGCAGCGACGACGACCGTTTCCGCGCGCACCTCGCCCTGCTCGGTGACGATCCCCGCCACCTTGCCGGCCTGCATGAACAGCCCCTCGACCAGGCAGTTTTCCCTGACATCGGCGCCCTTGCGGGCCAGCGCCCGCGCGATGGCCGGGGCGGCGAGGCTGGGCTCGGCCCGGGCATCGCTCGGCGTGTAGAGGCCGCCGAGGAACGGCGCCTGCAGGCTGGGATTGACGGACCGGATGCCGGACGAGGCAACAAGCGTGCTGTCCACCTCGAATTCGCGGGCTATCTCCAGCCAGTCGCGCATCCGGCCGAGCTTGTCCTCGTCGGAGGCGAGCGCGATGATGCCGCTGGCGCGGAAGCCGGTGACGTCGCCAATCTCCGCGTCGATGCGGTTCCACAGATCGAGGCTGCGCTTGATGAGCGGCATTTCGCGGCGGTCGCGGCCCTGCTTGCGCACGAAGCCGGAATTCTTGCCCGACTGCTCGCCCGCGATCCGCCCCTTCTCGTAGACGCCGACGGAAAGGCCCCTGCCGCTCAAATACCAGGCGATGGCGCATCCGATGATGCCTCCGCCGACGATTGCGACATCAACACGCTTCAGTTGTTTGGATGACATTTTCTCTTTCCGGCGGGAGCGATCAGAGGATCTGATCGAGGAACAGTTTCAGGCGATCGGACTTCGGATTGTCGAAAATCTCCGACGGCGTGCCCTGCTCGATGATGCGGCCCCGGTCCATGAAGACGACGCGGTCGGCGACGCGGCGGGCAAAGCCCATCTCGTGCGTGACGACCGCCATGGTCATGGGGCTGCCATCCGCGGAGGGGCGGCGGGCGAGGCTTTCCATGATCTCCAGCACGCCCTTGACCAGTTCCGGGTCGAGCGCGGATGTCGCCTCGTCGAAGAGCATGATCCTCGGGCTCATGGCGAGCGACCGGGCGATGGCGACACGCTGCTGCTGGCCGCCCGACAGGCGGGCGGGCAGCGAATCCAGCTTCTCGCCGAGCCCCACGCTGCGGAGCGCGCGGATGGCGATCTGCCGGGCCTGCTCGTGGTCGATATGGCGGACCTGCTCCAGCGCGAACATGACGTTGCTGAGGGCCGACATGTGCGGGAACAGGTTGAAGCTCTGGAACACCATACCGACATCGGCGCGCAGGGCGTTCAGCGGTCCCTCCCTGGTCGGGAAGGGCTGGCCGAAGATGTCAAGCGTGCCCCCATCCACCGGCTGGAGCCCGTTGATGCAGCGCAGCAGCGTGGACTTCCCCGAGCCGGACGGTCCGATCACGCACACGACCTCGCCGGTCCTGATCTCGAAGCTGACATGGTCGAGGGCGCGGAAATGGCCGAAATCGACCGTCAGGTCCTTCGCCTCCACCAGCATCTCGCCGGCAGCGGCGGTCCGGCGCGCTGCCTGCGGCAGCGGCTGGGCCGGCGTTTCCGCGCCTGCGGTCTCGGGGCCGGTGGCCTCCGCCTTCCGGCGGCGGG
It encodes the following:
- a CDS encoding amino acid ABC transporter permease/ATP-binding protein, whose product is MSGILDTFFNLSYMLQVVPDILRVGYYNTITISLYSTIIGIIIGAPLSLMAISQVTVVRVAAKVYIDIFRGLPAIVTIFIVGQGLPFAGFRPFGQNPYPYGIIAISIVASAYIAEILRAGIQSVDRGQTEAARSLGLDKHRTMYRVIFPQGIRRVIPALTNQFINIIKDSSLIFVLGLMVSERELYRIGQDISQRTGNLSPLVAVGIAYLVITVPMTHLVNYLDKEMRNGRSVMPAALRSFFARRRKAEATGPETAGAETPAQPLPQAARRTAAAGEMLVEAKDLTVDFGHFRALDHVSFEIRTGEVVCVIGPSGSGKSTLLRCINGLQPVDGGTLDIFGQPFPTREGPLNALRADVGMVFQSFNLFPHMSALSNVMFALEQVRHIDHEQARQIAIRALRSVGLGEKLDSLPARLSGGQQQRVAIARSLAMSPRIMLFDEATSALDPELVKGVLEIMESLARRPSADGSPMTMAVVTHEMGFARRVADRVVFMDRGRIIEQGTPSEIFDNPKSDRLKLFLDQIL
- a CDS encoding FAD-binding oxidoreductase, producing MSSKQLKRVDVAIVGGGIIGCAIAWYLSGRGLSVGVYEKGRIAGEQSGKNSGFVRKQGRDRREMPLIKRSLDLWNRIDAEIGDVTGFRASGIIALASDEDKLGRMRDWLEIAREFEVDSTLVASSGIRSVNPSLQAPFLGGLYTPSDARAEPSLAAPAIARALARKGADVRENCLVEGLFMQAGKVAGIVTEQGEVRAETVVVAAGLWSGVFLRRYGISVPQVDLRVSVGRTAPFDHGIALPTIFDKALVRPRHDGGLTIAPGLQGPLDYDAAFRSLRYAPRYVRTLFASREGTRVNIGRHFWDDGRMVSAYLSGAPDRYEALRVPHVPANGGVLESSRAAAKAAFGITDDMALVETWACRIDITPDGVPVLDQVSDRGNLVIATGMSGHGFGISLGVGDTLAELIDTGATTIPLEPFRLQRFRERFFAAPQNVL